A genomic region of Rhodococcus pyridinivorans contains the following coding sequences:
- a CDS encoding M20 family metallopeptidase, protein MNPYVEKWLDRHTEDLSLWRRHIHANPELARQEYATTEFVAKHLRAAGLEPKVLPRGTGLICDLGPTGGPRIALRADMDALPMQEATGLPFESTVPGVSHVCGHDAHTTVVLGAGLALASMPELPIGVRLVFQPAEEVMPGGALDVVAAGGLDGVARIFALHCDPRLEAGKVGMRVGAITSAADTVELVLDSPGGHTSRPHLTGDLVYGLGAVITGLPGMLSRRIDPRTGTVMVWGAVSAGKAPNAIPRTGMLAGTVRTGDHDTWQLLEPMVREIVHGLLAPTGVSYELNYRRGVPPVVNDEVSARMFEDAIRATGPDALADTPQSGGGEDFSWYLEHVPGAMGRLGVWPGVGPELDIHQPTFDLDERALAVGVRVMTNLVLGAA, encoded by the coding sequence ATGAACCCCTACGTCGAGAAGTGGTTGGACCGCCACACCGAGGACCTCTCGCTCTGGCGCCGTCACATCCATGCGAATCCCGAGCTCGCCCGGCAGGAGTACGCCACCACCGAGTTCGTCGCGAAGCACCTGCGCGCGGCCGGACTGGAGCCGAAGGTCCTGCCTCGCGGCACCGGCCTGATCTGCGATCTCGGTCCGACCGGCGGACCGCGCATCGCCCTGCGTGCAGACATGGACGCCCTGCCGATGCAGGAGGCCACCGGCCTGCCGTTCGAATCCACCGTCCCCGGTGTCTCGCACGTGTGTGGGCACGACGCCCACACCACCGTCGTGCTCGGTGCAGGTCTGGCGCTGGCCTCGATGCCCGAATTGCCGATCGGTGTCCGGCTGGTCTTCCAGCCCGCGGAGGAGGTCATGCCGGGCGGGGCGCTCGACGTCGTCGCGGCGGGCGGACTCGACGGGGTCGCGCGAATCTTCGCCTTGCACTGCGACCCGCGTCTCGAGGCGGGCAAGGTCGGTATGCGGGTCGGGGCGATCACCTCGGCGGCCGACACTGTCGAACTCGTCCTCGACTCACCCGGTGGGCACACCTCCCGGCCGCACCTGACCGGCGATCTCGTCTACGGCCTCGGTGCCGTCATCACGGGTCTTCCCGGCATGCTCAGCCGTCGCATCGATCCGCGCACCGGCACCGTCATGGTGTGGGGTGCGGTCAGCGCCGGCAAGGCACCGAACGCGATCCCGCGCACCGGCATGCTCGCGGGCACCGTCCGCACCGGCGACCACGACACCTGGCAGCTGCTCGAACCGATGGTCCGCGAGATCGTGCACGGTCTGCTCGCGCCCACCGGTGTCAGCTACGAACTGAACTATCGCCGCGGCGTGCCGCCGGTGGTCAACGACGAAGTGTCGGCGCGCATGTTCGAGGACGCGATCCGCGCGACCGGCCCCGACGCCCTCGCGGACACCCCACAATCCGGTGGGGGAGAAGACTTCTCGTGGTATCTCGAACACGTCCCCGGCGCCATGGGGCGGCTCGGGGTATGGCCGGGGGTCGGGCCCGAACTCGACATCCACCAGCCCACCTTCGATCTCGACGAGCGGGCGCTGGCCGTGGGTGTGCGGGTGATGACGAATCTGGTTCTCGGCGCTGCGTGA
- a CDS encoding ABC transporter permease, translating into MRAFADGPERVFSLVFRPRTLELVWRSGALAVTVTVACLILGLAAAWLTTRTDLPGRRWFALALSLPLAIPSYVSGFVWIAQFPALEGFVGAALVLTCASFPYVYLPVAAALASADPGLEEVARTLGRSRLAATLTVTLRQVWPTAAAGGLLVALYTLSDFGAVALMRYEAFTLAIYGSYRGLLDRTPAAVFGLVLVAIAVVLTVAERSARRGATARIGSGTARTAEPVMLGSRRWPAIGFLVALLVVSVGVPVAGLARWLWRSQQIAVDWSGIWTATTYTLWVSALGALLTTVLALPVGIYAARSHSRLSRFTESAAYIGFALPGITVGLALVFFGIRLLPQWYQQTPMLVIAYAVLFLPLAVGSIHAAIAAIPRGLEDASATLGSGRLLTGLRVTIPIAAPGVVAGAALAFLTIAKELPATLLLVPIGHDTLATGMWRHTETLAYGSAAPYAVILVLIAALPSLVLGRLLRGRVGAESGGEE; encoded by the coding sequence ATGCGCGCGTTCGCGGACGGCCCCGAGCGGGTCTTCTCGCTCGTGTTCCGGCCACGCACTCTCGAACTGGTGTGGCGCAGCGGCGCGCTCGCCGTGACGGTCACGGTGGCCTGCCTGATCCTGGGGCTCGCCGCAGCATGGTTGACGACCCGCACGGATCTCCCCGGCCGTCGCTGGTTCGCGTTGGCCCTGAGTCTGCCCTTGGCGATCCCCTCGTACGTGTCGGGCTTCGTCTGGATCGCCCAGTTCCCCGCGCTCGAAGGTTTCGTTGGTGCTGCCCTCGTCCTGACCTGCGCGTCCTTTCCTTACGTCTACCTGCCCGTGGCGGCGGCACTCGCCTCGGCGGATCCGGGGCTCGAGGAAGTGGCCCGCACTCTCGGCCGGTCCCGGCTGGCCGCCACCCTCACCGTCACCCTGCGGCAGGTGTGGCCTACCGCGGCGGCGGGCGGACTGCTCGTCGCGCTCTACACGCTCAGCGATTTCGGCGCCGTCGCATTGATGCGCTACGAAGCGTTCACCCTGGCGATCTACGGAAGTTACCGGGGACTTCTCGATCGCACGCCCGCCGCTGTCTTCGGCCTCGTGCTGGTCGCGATCGCCGTGGTGCTGACGGTCGCCGAACGGAGCGCGCGCCGCGGCGCCACCGCGCGGATCGGATCCGGTACCGCGCGCACGGCCGAACCCGTGATGCTCGGCTCACGGCGATGGCCGGCGATCGGCTTCCTCGTCGCTCTGCTCGTCGTGAGCGTGGGAGTTCCGGTCGCGGGCCTGGCCCGCTGGTTGTGGAGGTCACAGCAGATCGCGGTCGACTGGTCCGGTATCTGGACCGCCACCACCTACACTCTGTGGGTGTCCGCGCTCGGTGCGTTGCTGACCACGGTGCTCGCACTTCCGGTGGGCATCTACGCCGCACGGTCGCACTCCCGATTGTCCCGCTTCACCGAGAGCGCCGCCTACATCGGCTTCGCGCTGCCCGGCATCACCGTCGGTCTGGCGCTCGTGTTCTTCGGCATCCGACTGCTCCCGCAGTGGTACCAGCAGACCCCGATGCTGGTGATCGCCTACGCGGTCCTGTTCCTCCCTCTCGCGGTGGGGTCGATCCATGCGGCAATCGCCGCGATCCCCCGGGGTCTCGAAGATGCGTCCGCGACTCTCGGTTCCGGACGATTGCTCACCGGACTGCGGGTGACGATCCCGATCGCCGCACCCGGCGTGGTCGCCGGTGCGGCATTGGCATTCCTGACCATCGCCAAGGAACTGCCTGCGACGCTGCTGCTCGTCCCCATCGGGCACGACACGCTCGCGACTGGGATGTGGCGACATACCGAAACCCTCGCGTACGGCTCGGCAGCACCCTATGCGGTAATCCTCGTCCTCATCGCGGCACTGCCGTCGCTCGTGCTGGGACGTCTGTTGCGCGGCCGGGTCGGCGCGGAAAGTGGAGGCGAAGAGTGA
- a CDS encoding iron ABC transporter substrate-binding protein, whose amino-acid sequence MSLRHRIGAGLTAATLVAVLAACSDSGSGDTTPDASNGEALTLYSGRSENLVGPLVEQLEGTLGFPIDVVYGGTPEITGKLVEEGAASPADVVFSQDAGALGLLDRSGLLEQLPASVTNQVPENYRAEDSTWVATSARARVLVYNDDKVQPQDLPSGIDGLLDPKWKGQVGFAPTNASFQSFVTGLRVSRGEDGAREWLEAFKANEPVAFEGNGPLMEGVDTGQVTLGLTNHYYWYGLADEKGADNLAVQLHFFDAGDPGALVNIAGAAVLATTDQREQAEQFVAALLSPESQTYFADETAEYPVVEGTETQTDLRPLSEIGTSDIELAELASLAETQALLQELEFI is encoded by the coding sequence ATGTCCCTTCGACACCGGATCGGCGCAGGGCTGACGGCAGCCACGCTCGTCGCCGTTCTCGCCGCGTGCAGCGACAGCGGCTCGGGCGACACCACCCCGGACGCTTCGAACGGGGAGGCGCTCACGCTCTATTCCGGGCGTAGCGAGAACCTGGTGGGCCCGCTCGTCGAACAACTCGAAGGCACTCTCGGTTTCCCGATCGACGTCGTCTACGGCGGCACGCCGGAGATCACGGGCAAGCTCGTCGAAGAAGGTGCCGCATCGCCCGCCGATGTGGTCTTCAGCCAGGATGCCGGCGCGCTCGGTCTGCTCGACCGTTCGGGTCTGCTCGAGCAGCTGCCCGCGAGTGTGACGAATCAGGTGCCCGAGAACTACCGCGCGGAGGACAGCACCTGGGTCGCCACCTCTGCACGGGCTCGCGTCCTGGTCTACAACGACGACAAGGTGCAGCCGCAGGACCTGCCGAGCGGGATCGACGGGCTCCTCGACCCGAAGTGGAAGGGCCAGGTGGGCTTCGCGCCGACCAATGCGTCGTTCCAGTCGTTCGTGACCGGACTCCGTGTCTCCCGGGGCGAGGACGGTGCCCGCGAATGGCTCGAGGCGTTCAAGGCCAACGAACCGGTCGCCTTCGAAGGCAACGGACCTCTCATGGAGGGCGTCGACACCGGCCAGGTGACCCTCGGCCTCACCAATCACTACTACTGGTACGGGCTCGCGGACGAGAAGGGCGCCGACAACCTTGCCGTGCAGCTCCACTTCTTCGACGCGGGCGATCCCGGTGCCCTGGTGAACATCGCCGGCGCCGCGGTGCTCGCCACTACCGACCAGCGCGAGCAGGCCGAGCAGTTCGTGGCAGCGTTGCTCTCGCCCGAGTCGCAGACCTATTTCGCCGACGAGACCGCGGAGTATCCGGTCGTCGAGGGGACCGAAACCCAGACCGACCTGCGCCCGCTCTCCGAGATCGGGACCTCCGACATCGAACTGGCCGAACTGGCGTCCCTGGCCGAAACACAGGCGCTCCTGCAGGAACTGGAATTCATCTGA
- a CDS encoding M20 family metallopeptidase has protein sequence MTTDYATAIEAASDTLVGLSHSIHAEPELAFEEHRSAAKIVEVLRDHDFEVTTGIADLPTAFDARFGSGELVLAFCAEYDALPGIGHACGHNIIAASAVGAGIGLAALADELDVTVRVVGTPAEETGGGKVLMLERGVFDGVGAAMMVHPGPFDITGATSLALADIAVEYDGREAHASAAPEYGLNAADAATVAQVAVGLLRQHLHPGQQIHGIVAQGGTAPNIVPSHTELLYYLRAGTSELLDDLVDRARNCFAAGALATGCNHRIRTVSPTYTELTPDPWLVQAYREEIIDLGRRPLPVEEEGARPLGSTDMGNVTNVVPGIHPVIGLDSGGAVTHQAAFAAACVTESADRAVLDGARALAATAVRAATDPVHRARLLEQAGRR, from the coding sequence GTGACGACCGACTACGCCACGGCGATCGAGGCTGCTTCCGACACCCTCGTCGGCCTGTCGCATTCCATCCATGCCGAACCGGAACTCGCGTTCGAGGAACACCGGAGCGCCGCGAAGATCGTCGAGGTGCTGCGCGACCACGATTTCGAGGTCACCACCGGCATCGCCGACCTGCCCACCGCCTTCGATGCGCGGTTCGGCAGCGGCGAACTCGTCCTCGCGTTCTGCGCCGAGTACGACGCACTGCCGGGCATCGGGCACGCGTGCGGCCACAACATCATCGCGGCGTCGGCCGTGGGCGCCGGGATCGGTCTCGCTGCGCTCGCCGACGAACTCGACGTGACCGTCCGCGTCGTCGGAACCCCCGCGGAGGAAACCGGCGGCGGCAAGGTCCTCATGCTCGAACGCGGCGTCTTCGACGGCGTCGGTGCGGCGATGATGGTGCATCCCGGCCCGTTCGACATCACCGGGGCGACGTCGCTCGCCCTCGCCGACATCGCCGTCGAGTACGACGGCCGCGAGGCGCACGCCTCCGCGGCCCCCGAATACGGGCTCAACGCTGCCGACGCTGCGACCGTCGCCCAGGTCGCGGTCGGACTGCTGCGGCAGCACCTGCATCCCGGGCAACAGATCCACGGCATCGTCGCGCAGGGCGGGACGGCACCGAACATCGTGCCCAGCCACACCGAACTGCTGTACTACCTGCGGGCCGGGACGAGCGAACTCCTCGACGACCTCGTCGACCGCGCACGCAACTGCTTCGCCGCCGGGGCGCTGGCCACCGGATGCAACCACCGGATCCGGACGGTCTCGCCGACCTATACCGAACTCACTCCCGATCCGTGGCTGGTGCAGGCATATCGTGAGGAGATCATCGATCTCGGGCGCCGACCGCTGCCCGTCGAGGAGGAAGGAGCGCGCCCCCTGGGCAGTACCGACATGGGAAACGTGACGAACGTGGTGCCGGGAATCCATCCGGTCATCGGACTCGACTCCGGTGGCGCGGTGACACATCAGGCTGCATTCGCGGCCGCGTGTGTCACCGAGTCGGCCGATCGGGCAGTACTCGACGGAGCGCGTGCGCTCGCAGCGACCGCCGTACGCGCGGCGACCGATCCGGTCCACCGGGCACGGCTCCTCGAACAGGCCGGCCGTCGATGA